The stretch of DNA CGGTGGCCCGCTCGGTGAACCTGGCGTGCAGCCAGGGCAGGAAGTCGGTGTCGGCGAACCCGGGGGCGAGCAGGTCGGTGCACATCTCGGCGAACCGGGTGCCCTCCTCGGCGAGGTGGTCCCGCTCCACCGCGGTGGGCGCGGTGAGGTAGGCGAGCTCGGCGAACGGGGCGAGGTGGCCGTCGCGCACCAGCGCCGGGATGGATGCGCCCACCACCGGCGGGCCGAACAGCCGGTCCACCAGCCGGGCCTCGGCGGCGGTCAGGCTCGCCGCGGGGGTGCCGGTCAGCCCGATCACGTAGGCGTCGTCCAGCTCCCCCAGCACCTCGTCGAGGAGCCGCCCCCACACCTGGAGCAGGTGGTGGCACTCGTCGAGCAGCACCGTGATCGGGCCCGCCGCGTGCAGCGCCGCGACCAGGGCGGCGCCGTTGCCGTGCAGCCGCTCCCGCGGCGAGGCGCGCGGGCGGCCGTCCTCGTCGGTCTCGGCGTCGGGGTCGAACACCGCGAGCGACTGGTAGGTGAGCACGGTGACCGGGTCGCGCAGGTCGCGCCGGGTCCCGGCGGTGCACCCCTCGGGCCGCTCGTAGGAGCGCCAGTGCGCGACCCACTGGCCCTGGATCGCGGTGTTGGGCGCGAACACCACGGTGCGCCGGCCCAGCCGGCGCGCCGCCTCCAGCCCGACCAGGGTCTTGCCCGCGCCGGGCGGCAGCACCACCCAGGTGCGGCGCCGCCCGGCGTCCCACCGCTCGGAGACACGCCGCACCGCCGTGCGCTGGTAGGGCCGGAGCTCACCGGGCCAGCGCACCCCGTCCAGCGGCCGCTCGGGGTCGGTCACGCCTGCACCTTACGGCCTGCGCCCTCGTCCGCGGGAGGCGCCCGTCGCCGGCGGGCCGCCCGGGGCGGGTGGGGCGCGGCCGGGCCGGAACCGGACGGCGGGGCGGCCTCGGGCCGGGGAGGCCCTCAGACCAGGAAGGTGAAGAGCGGGCTGTCCGGGGAGACCGGCTGGATGCGGTGCGGGGCCGCCTCCATCCGCTTGAGGATCGGCTGGAGGTTCTCCGGGGCGCCGAGTTCGATGCCGACCAGGGCCGGGCCGGTCTCCCGGTTGTTGCGCTTGATGTACTCGAAGCGGGTGATGTCGTCGTCCGGCCCGAGCACGTCGTCCAGGAATCGGCGCAGCGCCCCCGGCTCCTGGGGGAACTCGACCAGGAAGTAGTGCTTGCGGCCCTCGTGGATGAGCGAGCGCTCGACGATCTCGGCGTAGCGGCTCACGTCGTTGTTGCCGCCGGAGACCACGCAGACCGCGGTCGCGCCCTCGGGCAGGCCGTGGTCGGTGTCGAGCGCCGCGGTGGCCAGCGCCCCGGCGGGCTCGCTGATGATCCCGTCGACCTGGTAGAGATCGAGCATCTCGGTGCACAGCCGCCCCTCGGGGACGGCGACCATGCGCGGCCGCCCGGCGGCGGCGATGGCGTGGGTGTAGCGGCCCACCTTGCGCACCGCGGCGCCGTCCACGAACGGGTCGATGTGCTCCAGTTCGACCGGGTGCCCGGCCTCCAGTGCGCGCGCCATGCTCGCGGCGCCGGCCGGCTCGGCGCCGATGACCCGCACCCCGGGGTGGTTCTCCCGGAGCCAGGCGATGGTGCCGGCGAGCAGCCCGCCGCCGCCGACCGGGACGATCACCGCGTCGGGGGCGCAGCCCAGCTGCTCCACCGCCTCCTTGACGACGGTGCCCTGGCCGGCGATGGTGCGCGGGTCGTCGAAGGCCGGCACCAGCGTCCGCCCGGTGGCCTCGGCGTCCGAGCGGGCCGCGGCCGCGGCGTCGTCGTAGGTCTCGCCGACCATGACGACCTCCACGGCCGAGCCGCCCAGCCGGGCCACCCGGTCGCGCTTCTGCCGGGGCGTGGTGCGCGGCAGGTACACCCGGGCCTCGGCGCCGATCGACGCGCAGGCGAACGCGACGCCCTGGGCGTGGTTGCCGGCGCTGGCGCAGACCACGCCGCGCCGGCGCTGCTCCGGGTCGAGCGCCTGGACCAGGTTGAGCGCGCCGCGCCCCTTGTAGGAGCGGACCTTGTTCAAGTCCTCGCGCTTGAGCAGCACGTCCAGGCCGTAGCGCTCGGACAGCCGCTCGCCGCTCTGCAGCGGGGTCGGCGGGATCACCCCGGCGAACCGCTCCGCCGCCTTCTCCACGTCGGCCGCGCGCACCGCTGCGGAGAGCGCCTCCGCGTCCGGGGTGTTCTCGGTCAAGGTCGGCCCCTCCGGTCTCCGCCGTCGCCCGCTCCGGGCAGCTGTCACATCTTCAACACTACGGCCGGGCGGAGGGGCGGCGGGTGTGTTCCCGCCGACACCGGGGCGCGGGAGGGGGCGCCCCGGCGCCGGGGCTCCTCAGGCGTCCGCGGCGTGCGGGTGGTTCAGGTCGAAGGCCGGCCGCTCGGAGCGGATCCGCGGCAGCGAGGTGAAGTTGTGCCGCGGCGGCGGGCAGGAGGTCGCCCACTCCAGCGAGCAGCCGTAGCCCCACGGGTCGTCCACCTCGACCTTCTCGGCCTTGCGGTGGGTGACCCAGACGTTCCAGAAGAACACCAGGGTGGACACCCCGAGGATGAAGGCGCCGATCGAGGAGACCTGGTTGAGCTCGGTGAACCCGTCGGTGGGCAGGTAGTCGGCGTAGCGGCGCGGGAAGCCCGCGGCGCCCAGCCAGTGCTGCACCAGGAACGTCATGTGGAACCCGAGGAAGAGCACCCAGAAGTGCACTTTTCCCAGCCGTTCATCGAGCATTCTCCCGGTGAACTTGGGCCACCAGAAGTAGAACCCGGCGAACATCGCGAAGACCACGGTGCCGAAGAGGACGTAGTGGAAGTGGGCCACCACGAAGTAGGAGTCGGTGACGTGGAAGTCGATCGGCGGTGAGGCGAGGACCACCCCGGTCAGGCCGCCGAACAGGAAGGTCGCCAGGAACCCGATGGAGAACAGCATCGGGGTGGCCAGCACGAGCCGCCCGCCCCACATGGTGCCGATCCAGTTGAAGAACTTCACGCCGGTGGGCACCGCGATCAGGAACGTCATGAAGGAGAAGAACGGCAGCAGCACCGCCCCGGTGGCGAACATGTGGTGCGCCCAGACCGTCACGGACAGCCCCGCGATCGCGATGGTGGCCCCGATCAGGCTCTTGTAGCCGAAGACCGGCTTGCGGCTGAAGACCGGCAGGATCTCGGTGACGATGCCGAAGAACGGCAGCGCGATGATGTAGACCTCCGGGTGGCCGAAGAACCAGAACAGGTGCTGCCAGAGGACGGCGCCGCCGTGCTCGGCGTCGAACACGTGCGTGCCCACCATCCGGTCGGCGCCCAGCGCGATCAGCGCCGCCGCCAGCGGCGGAAAGGCCACCAGGACGAGTGTGCTGGTCAGAATGATGTTCCAGGAGAACACCGGGGTGCGGAACATGGTCATGCCCGGGGCGCGCATGCACAGCCCGGTGGTGATGAAGTTGACCGCGCCCAGGATGGTGGAGAGGCCGGTGATGACCAGGCCGAGGATCCACAGGTCGCCGCCGATGCCCGGGGAGCGGACCGCGTCGGAGAGCGGGGTGTAGGCGAACCAGCCGAAGCTGGCCGCGCCGCCCGGGGTGAGGAAGCCGGCCAGCACGATGAGGCTGCCGAACAGGTACAGGTAGTAGGAGAACAGGTTCATCCGCGGGAACGCCACGTCGGGCGCGCCGATCTGCAGCGGCATCAGCACGTTGCCGAACCCGGAGAACAGGGGCGTGGCGAACGCGAACAGCATGATCGTGCCGTGCATGGTGAACATCTGGTTGAACTGCTCGTACGACATCACCTGCTGCCCGGGGTAGAACAGCTCGGCCCTGATCAGCAGCGCCATGGCCCCGCCGATCAGGAAGAAGGCCATCGCGGTCACCAGGTACATGTAGCCGATGACCTTGTGGTCGGTGGTGGTCAGGAGCCCGACCAGCCGGCTCCCCGGCCGCCTGCCGGGGGCCGCGGGCGTCGTCGGCCGCGAGTCGGCTCGCGGCAGGGCCTCGGTGGACAGGGGGATCCCCTCCTCGGTGCGGTTTCGGATGCGGGGCGGAGCGGCCCGCAGATTCAATTAGCGCACAAATAGTTAGTGCACTATGAACCAGTAGGATCGTGGCACACCGTTCCGGAACCGCGCATCGAGGGGGCCGAAATGAGCGAGGGCACTCCCGAGATCGAGGACCCGCTGGCGCTGGAGCACCAGGTCTGCTTCGCCCTGTCGGTGGCCTCCCGCAGCGTGATCGCCCTCTACCGGCCGGTCCTGGAGCCGCTGGGCCTGACCCACCCGCAGTACCTGGTGATGCTCGCGCTCTGGCAGTTCGCCCCGCTGTCGGTCAAGGAGCTCTCCGCCCTGCTGGAACTGGAGCCGGCCACCCTCTCCCCGCTACTGAAGCGCCTGGAGGCCTCCGGCCTGGTGCTCCGCGAGCGCGCCGCCGACGACGAGCGCCGGCTGCTGATCAGCCTGACCCCCTCCGGCCGCGCCCTGCGCGAGCAGGCCGAGTCCATCCCCTCCCGGATGATGGAGCGGCTCGGCATGGACGTCTCCGACCTGCTCGACCTCAACGCGACGCTGAACCGGATCATCTCCGCCGCGCTCAGCACCGATCCGGACGGCGCCGAGCAGCGGCGCCTCGGCGTGCCCGGCACCGCCTGACCCGTTTTCCGCACCCCGCCCACCCTTCCGTCGCCCATACAATTAGTGTACTAATCATTAGCGCACGAATGCATGGAGGGCGGCGAGCCATGCCCGGAGTCCGCGAACGGGGCGCACCGGTCCCGCCCACCGCGAAGGCGGCCTTCGCCGCCCTGCTGGCGGTGGCCGGGATGCTCATGCTCTGGGTCTGGACCGGGGCGCCCGGCTGGGCGCTCGGCGGCTGCGCCCTGCTCGCCGCGGTCGTGCTCCGATACGCCGTCCCGCGGCCGGCGCTCCCCCACGCCGAACTGCACGGCGGCCCGCTGGACGGCCACCGCGTCCCGGCCCTGCCCCCGCCGGGACGCACCGTCGTCCTCCGCGGCCCCGACGGGACCCGCATCCGCTACCGCAGGGACGGCTCCGGGCGGCTCCGCCACGTCGCCCCGCCCCGCTGACCGGCGGCGCGCCGCCGGTAAAACCAGGTGCGGCGGACCGGGCGGAGGACTACCGTCCGAAGTCATGGAGCACAGCCCGGGCCTCCGCTTCGACGAGGTCCCCGAAACCCGGATCGACCAGGCGCTGGACGTCGCCTACCTCGCCTTCCACGAAAAGAAGGAGGACGCCCGGCACAAGCACCACCGCGACCTGCTGCTCGGCTGCGAACGCGTCGGCGCCTACGACGGGAACGCCGTCGCCGGCCTCGCCGCGGCCTTCCCGTTCACCCTGTCGGTCCCCGGGGGCGACCTGCCCTGCGCCGGCGTCTCGTTCGTCTGCGTCGCCCCGACGCACCGCCGCCGCGGCGCGCTCTCCGGGATGCTCGGCGAGCTGCACCGCCGCTCCGCCGAGGCGGGCCGGGCGATCGCCGCGCTGTGGGCCTCGGAGGACGCCATCTACGGCCGGTTCGGCTACGGGACCGCGACGCGGGCCGCGAGCGTCGAGATCGACGCGCGGAACCCGCTGCGGCTGCGCATCGACCCCGACGAGGGCCCGCTCCGCCTGGTCGACCCGGCCGAGGCGCCCGCCCTGATCGGGCCGTACTACGAGCGCACCCGCGCCGCGCGCCCCGGCCGCATCGTCCGCACCGAGGCCTGGTGGCGCGAGGAGTGGCTGCCCGAGAAGGACGAGGACGACGAGGCCGCCGGCCCGCCCCGGGTGGCGGTGCTGGGCGAGCCGGTCGCCGGATACGCGATCTACCGGGTCAAGAGCCGCGGGGAAGGGCTCCGCCCCGAGGTCCGCCTGGACGACCTGGAGGCCGACACCCCGGCCGGGGCCGCGGCGCTCTGGCGCTACCTCGCCTCGATCGACCTGACCGACAAGGTGCGGGCCTGGAACCGCCCGGCCGACGACCCGCTCCGGCTCTTCGCGGCCGACGGCGACCAGGTCAAGACCACCGCCGACTCCCCCGCGCTCAAGCTCCGGCTGATCGACGCCGGCGCCGCCCTGCGGGCCCGCTCCTGGGCCGCCCCGGTGGACCTGGTGCTGGAGGTGCGCGACGAGCACCTCCCGGGCAACGCGGGGCGGCACCGGCTCACCGCCTCCCCCGAGGGCTGCTCCTACCGCCCGGACGGGGCCGCGGCCGACCTGGCGCTGGACGTCCGCGACCTGGCCTCCTGCTACCTGGGCGGCACCCGGGTGGCGGACCTGGTCCGGGCCGGCCTGGTCGACGAGCGCACCCCGGCCGCGGCGGCCGCCCTGGACGCGGCCCTCCGCACCGAGCTGCTGCCGCACACCTCCGACGAGTTCTGATCCCCGCCCCCGGCCCCCGCGGCACCCCGCCGCCGGGGGCCTCCGCCTCCCCGTGTCGCCGTGTGCCGCGGCACCGGGGAGGCCGCCGGGCCGGCCGTCCGCGGAGCCGGCCCCGCGCCGCCCGCGCCGGGCGTCCCACGACGCCGGGCTGTGCTTCCCCGCCCGCGGCACCGGCCGCCGTCGCCCGGTCCCCGTCTGCGGAGCCGTACCGGTGAGCGGACCTCGACCGGTCGGTGGATCGGCGAGGAGGTGCGGCGGCCCGCGGCCGGACCTCCCCGGCGACCGGTCGCACATCCGGCCGCCCCCGGGGCGCCGCGTTCCAGATCACACTCTCCGCCCGTTCCACCGTTTCCCATATCCGGGATATATTCCCGGACATGAGAGACGACGGATCGGGCGGGAGCGGCGGCGGAGTCGACGCCCGCCTGGCCAGGCGCCTCGTCGAGCTGCGCACCGAGCACGGCTGGTCGCTGGAGGAGCTTGCGCGCCGCTCCGGGGTGAGCCGGTCGACGCTCTCCCGGGCGGAGCGGCAGGAGATCAGCCCGACCGCGGCCACGCTGAACCGGCTGTGCGCGGTGTACGGGCGGACGCTCTCCGTGCTGCTCGCCGAGGCCGAGTCCGAACCGCCGCAGGTGGTGCGGGCCGACCGGCAGACGGTGTGGCGGGACGATGCCTCCGGGTTCACCCGCCGCTCGGTCTCGCCCCCGGCCGCGGGGCTGCGCGGCGAGATCACCCAGGGCACGCTGCTGCCCGGCTCCGACATCGCCTATGACGGTCCGCCGGTGCCCGGACAGGAGCAGCACATCTGGGTCCTGGAGGGGGAGCTGGAGGTGACCGCGGAGGGGGTCCCGCACCGGCTCTCGGCCGGCGACTGCCTGCGCTTCCGATTGTGGGGGCGGTCCCGGTTCCGCTGCCTCGGCTCCGCCCCGGCCCGCTACGCGGTCGTGGTCGTCCTGCCCTGACCGCGCCCTCTCCTCCGCGCCGCCGCGACCGGCGCCGCGAAGCCCGCCCCGCGGTCCACAGCGTCCCGCCGCCCCGTTCGAAGGAGCACGGCCGTGCACGCCATCACCCGATTGTCCGCCGAGGAGTTCGACGCCGAGCTCGGCGGACTGGCGGCCCTGCTCGCCGAGGCCGTCGCCGACGGCGCCTCCCTCGGCTTCCGATCCCCCTTCGGGCGCGAACAGGCGCTGGCCTGGTGGCGGACCCAGCGCACCGCCGTCGCCGAGGGGGCGCTGACCGTATGGGCGGCCCGCGGGCCGCAGGGCACCGCGGGCACCGTCGCCCTCGCGCACTGCCCCAAGCCCAACGGCGCGCACCGGGCCGAGGTGGTCAAGCTCATGGTCGCCCCGGCCGCGCGCGGCCGGGGCCTGGGCCGGCGGCTGCTGGGGACCGCCGAGCGGTACGCCGCGGACGCCGGGGCGACCCTGCTGCTCCTGGACACCGAGACCGGCAGCGCCGCCGACCGGCTGTACGCGTCGGCCGGGTGGACCGGCTACGGCACCGTCCCGGACTACGCCACCGACCCGGACGGAACGCTGCGCGACTGCACCTTCTTCTACAAGCGGATCGGCGGAGCGGAGACGCCCCGGGACGCGGCCAGCAGCCCGGCGAGGGCCCGGGCCTGCTCCTCCGCCCCCACTCCGGCGGCCTTGGCGCTCTTGGCCAGAAGACCGTGGGCGTTGGCCGCCGGGGCACTGCCTCCGGCGGCGCGGGCGGTCATCAGCTCGATGAGGGCCGGGTAGGCGCGCTCCGGCGGGAGGGTCTCGGTGATCCACTTCTGGAAGGCGCGCACCTCCTTGGCGGGCAGGGCCCCGCGGCGGGCCATGAAGAGGGCCTGCCCGGTGTGGTGCTCCGCATCGATGGGCAGCCCGTGGTCGGCCTCGGCCTGCCTGGCCTTGGCATAGGCGCGGGGCGCGGCCCACAGGCACTTGGCGCCGCCCATCAGGAGCAGCCCCTGCACGACGCTGTCCCAGAACCAGGGTTCGAGTTCCGGCGGCAGCTTCTTCGCGCGGTACTCCATGGAGCGGAGGAACTCGTCGGCCCGGCGGTAGGCGCCGGGCAGCCCCCTGCGCATCCCCTCCAGGGCCTCTTCCGCGACGGCGAGGGAAGCGGGGCGGTTCTTCCGCACCCAGTCGGTCAACAGGCCGACTTCGGCATGGGAGCCGGGGATCGTGAACGTCATGCCCGGATGGTGGCAGGGGCCGGGGACAGCCCGATGCGGGGGCGGCCCCGCAGCCGGACTTCAGCACGTATTCGACACGGCCGACCGGTTGAAGCCGCATCCGACCGCGGCCGGCCGCACATGACACAAGAACGCCGTTGACCTGTCGCTGCAGGTCAACGGCGTTTTTTCGGGTTCAGGGCAGGTAGGGCGGGCGGGGCTCGAACCCGCGACCCAGGGATTATGAGTCCCCTGCTCTGACCAGCTGAGCTACCGCCCCGGGAATCGCCTGCCGCGCAGGCGATCCGCAAGCGGGGCCGAGTCTAGCGCAGTAGCACTGCGGTGACACAGCGGAGGATCCCCCGGCGGCTCGACAGGGGTGTACCGGGGGAGGGGCGCGCGGGGCGGTCTGGGGGCGGGAGCAATAGGGTGGGGGCGGTGGGTCGCCTGGTGGGCGCGCGGGTGCGGGTCGGCCGGGGGCGGCCGCCGTGCCGTGGCGGACCGCGGAGTAACATCGCGGGTCGCACCATCGTCGCCAGGAGAAGAAGAAGGTCATGGCCCAAGTACCCGTCAATGTCACCGTCACCGGTGCCGCCGGGCAGATCGGTTACGCGCTGCTCTTCCGTATCGCCTCCGGTCAGCTGCTCGGCCCGGACACCCCGGTCAAGCTCCGCCTGCTGGAGATCCCGCAGGCGGTGAAGGCCGCCGAGGGCACCGCGATGGAGCTCGACGACTGCGCGTTCCCGCTGCTCCAGGGGATCGACATCTTCGACGACGCCCGGCAGGCCTTCGAGGGGAGCAACGTCGCGCTGCTGGTCGGCGCGCGCCCGCGGACCAAGGGCATGGAGCGCGGCGACCTGCTGGAGGCCAACGGCGGCATCTTCAAGCCGCAGGGCGAGGCGATCAACGCCGGCGCCGCCGACGACATCCGCGTGCTGGTGGTCGGCAACCCGGCCAACACCAACGCGCTCATCGCCCAGGCGCACGCGCCGGACGTCCCCGCCGAGCGGTTCACCGCGATGACCCGGCTGGACCACAACCGGGCGCTGACCCAGCTGGCCAAGAAGCTGGGCGTGTCGGTCAACGACATCAAGAAGCTGACCATCTGGGGCAACCACTCCGCCACCCAGTACCCGGACATCTTCCACGCCGAGGTCAACGGCACCACCGGGGCCAAGGCGGTGGACGACCAGTCCTGGCTGGAGAACGACTTCATCCCGACGGTCGCCAAGCGCGGCGCGGCGATCATCGAGGCGCGCGGCGCCTCTTCGGCCGCCTCCGCCGCCAACGCCGCCATCGACCACGTCCACGACTGGGTCAACGGCACCCCGGAGGGCGACTGGACCTCGGCGGCCATCCCGTCGGACGGCTCCTACGGCGTCCCCGAGGGCCTCATCTCGTCCTTCCCGGTCGTCTCCAAGAACGGCAAGTGGGAGATCGTGCAGGGGCTCGACATCGACGAGTTCTCCCGCGGGCGGATCGACGCCTCGGTCCAGGAGCTGGTCGAGGAGCGCGAGGCGGTGCGCAAGCTCGGCCTGGTCTGAGCCGGCCCGCAGCGCCCGGGCGCGTCCCCTTGCCGGGGGCGCGCCCTCCGGCGTTTCCGGGGGTCACTCCTCCGGCGGGGCCAGCCCGGCCTCCACCCGGTCGAACGCCTCGCCGAGCAGCCGGAGCACGTCGCCCTCCTCCGGGTCCTCCTGCCAGGCGTTCACCGCCGCCTGCATCGCGGCGACCGACACCGAGGCGACCACGTGCAGGTAGAGCCGGGGCGGCTGCGGGCCGAGGCGCCGGGCCAGGCCCTCGGTGAGCGCCCGGCGCAGCGACCGGGTGGCCGCGACGCCGCGGTGCGCCAGGACGGGGTGGCGGCGGAGCAGGGCGGCCTCCTCCCGCCAGGTGGGCCCGGCGACCGCGCGGCCGATCGCCGCCTCCAGCACGGCGCGCACCGCCCGCTGCGGCTGCTCGTGCGCGGGGCGCTCCGCGACCTCCCGGGCGAACCGCTCGCAGTCGTCCCGGGTGAACGGGAGGAGCGTCTCCTCCTTGGCGGCGAAGTAGTTGAAGAAGGTGCGCGGGGAGACGCCCGCCTCGGCGCAGATCTCCTCGACCGTGACCGCCTCCGGGCCGTGCTCGGAGAACAGCCGGACCGCCGCGGCGCGCAGCGCCGCGCGGGTCATCCGCTTCTTGCGTTCGCGCAGGCCCTCCGGGCCGTCCTTCGGCATCGGCCGCCGCCCCTCTCGGTCGCCGGTGGGCCCCTCTCCGCCCTCCGGTCCCGCCCGGCATGGTCGCATGGGTTCACACCGGTTCACCAAAAATTACATTACTGCATTTTTGCAGTACTGCACTTT from Nocardiopsis composta encodes:
- a CDS encoding GNAT family N-acetyltransferase, with protein sequence MEHSPGLRFDEVPETRIDQALDVAYLAFHEKKEDARHKHHRDLLLGCERVGAYDGNAVAGLAAAFPFTLSVPGGDLPCAGVSFVCVAPTHRRRGALSGMLGELHRRSAEAGRAIAALWASEDAIYGRFGYGTATRAASVEIDARNPLRLRIDPDEGPLRLVDPAEAPALIGPYYERTRAARPGRIVRTEAWWREEWLPEKDEDDEAAGPPRVAVLGEPVAGYAIYRVKSRGEGLRPEVRLDDLEADTPAGAAALWRYLASIDLTDKVRAWNRPADDPLRLFAADGDQVKTTADSPALKLRLIDAGAALRARSWAAPVDLVLEVRDEHLPGNAGRHRLTASPEGCSYRPDGAAADLALDVRDLASCYLGGTRVADLVRAGLVDERTPAAAAALDAALRTELLPHTSDEF
- a CDS encoding MarR family winged helix-turn-helix transcriptional regulator, producing the protein MSEGTPEIEDPLALEHQVCFALSVASRSVIALYRPVLEPLGLTHPQYLVMLALWQFAPLSVKELSALLELEPATLSPLLKRLEASGLVLRERAADDERRLLISLTPSGRALREQAESIPSRMMERLGMDVSDLLDLNATLNRIISAALSTDPDGAEQRRLGVPGTA
- a CDS encoding GNAT family N-acetyltransferase, whose amino-acid sequence is MHAITRLSAEEFDAELGGLAALLAEAVADGASLGFRSPFGREQALAWWRTQRTAVAEGALTVWAARGPQGTAGTVALAHCPKPNGAHRAEVVKLMVAPAARGRGLGRRLLGTAERYAADAGATLLLLDTETGSAADRLYASAGWTGYGTVPDYATDPDGTLRDCTFFYKRIGGAETPRDAASSPARARACSSAPTPAALALLARRPWALAAGALPPAARAVISSMRAG
- the ctaD gene encoding aa3-type cytochrome oxidase subunit I, yielding MPRADSRPTTPAAPGRRPGSRLVGLLTTTDHKVIGYMYLVTAMAFFLIGGAMALLIRAELFYPGQQVMSYEQFNQMFTMHGTIMLFAFATPLFSGFGNVLMPLQIGAPDVAFPRMNLFSYYLYLFGSLIVLAGFLTPGGAASFGWFAYTPLSDAVRSPGIGGDLWILGLVITGLSTILGAVNFITTGLCMRAPGMTMFRTPVFSWNIILTSTLVLVAFPPLAAALIALGADRMVGTHVFDAEHGGAVLWQHLFWFFGHPEVYIIALPFFGIVTEILPVFSRKPVFGYKSLIGATIAIAGLSVTVWAHHMFATGAVLLPFFSFMTFLIAVPTGVKFFNWIGTMWGGRLVLATPMLFSIGFLATFLFGGLTGVVLASPPIDFHVTDSYFVVAHFHYVLFGTVVFAMFAGFYFWWPKFTGRMLDERLGKVHFWVLFLGFHMTFLVQHWLGAAGFPRRYADYLPTDGFTELNQVSSIGAFILGVSTLVFFWNVWVTHRKAEKVEVDDPWGYGCSLEWATSCPPPRHNFTSLPRIRSERPAFDLNHPHAADA
- the ilvA gene encoding threonine ammonia-lyase IlvA, translated to MTENTPDAEALSAAVRAADVEKAAERFAGVIPPTPLQSGERLSERYGLDVLLKREDLNKVRSYKGRGALNLVQALDPEQRRRGVVCASAGNHAQGVAFACASIGAEARVYLPRTTPRQKRDRVARLGGSAVEVVMVGETYDDAAAAARSDAEATGRTLVPAFDDPRTIAGQGTVVKEAVEQLGCAPDAVIVPVGGGGLLAGTIAWLRENHPGVRVIGAEPAGAASMARALEAGHPVELEHIDPFVDGAAVRKVGRYTHAIAAAGRPRMVAVPEGRLCTEMLDLYQVDGIISEPAGALATAALDTDHGLPEGATAVCVVSGGNNDVSRYAEIVERSLIHEGRKHYFLVEFPQEPGALRRFLDDVLGPDDDITRFEYIKRNNRETGPALVGIELGAPENLQPILKRMEAAPHRIQPVSPDSPLFTFLV
- a CDS encoding malate dehydrogenase, with the protein product MAQVPVNVTVTGAAGQIGYALLFRIASGQLLGPDTPVKLRLLEIPQAVKAAEGTAMELDDCAFPLLQGIDIFDDARQAFEGSNVALLVGARPRTKGMERGDLLEANGGIFKPQGEAINAGAADDIRVLVVGNPANTNALIAQAHAPDVPAERFTAMTRLDHNRALTQLAKKLGVSVNDIKKLTIWGNHSATQYPDIFHAEVNGTTGAKAVDDQSWLENDFIPTVAKRGAAIIEARGASSAASAANAAIDHVHDWVNGTPEGDWTSAAIPSDGSYGVPEGLISSFPVVSKNGKWEIVQGLDIDEFSRGRIDASVQELVEEREAVRKLGLV
- a CDS encoding TetR/AcrR family transcriptional regulator — encoded protein: MPKDGPEGLRERKKRMTRAALRAAAVRLFSEHGPEAVTVEEICAEAGVSPRTFFNYFAAKEETLLPFTRDDCERFAREVAERPAHEQPQRAVRAVLEAAIGRAVAGPTWREEAALLRRHPVLAHRGVAATRSLRRALTEGLARRLGPQPPRLYLHVVASVSVAAMQAAVNAWQEDPEEGDVLRLLGEAFDRVEAGLAPPEE
- a CDS encoding helix-turn-helix domain-containing protein — translated: MRDDGSGGSGGGVDARLARRLVELRTEHGWSLEELARRSGVSRSTLSRAERQEISPTAATLNRLCAVYGRTLSVLLAEAESEPPQVVRADRQTVWRDDASGFTRRSVSPPAAGLRGEITQGTLLPGSDIAYDGPPVPGQEQHIWVLEGELEVTAEGVPHRLSAGDCLRFRLWGRSRFRCLGSAPARYAVVVVLP